The sequence below is a genomic window from Desulfopila inferna.
AAGACATCCTGGGAAGAATCAACAATATTCCATCCCGGACCAAGCGGCGCATCCTGGCCAATAATAAAATCATCACCAGGCATTATGCCATTGATCCGCAGAGCGGCAAGCCTACCCATACCAATGCTCAACTTACCGCCGAAGCCGTGAAAAAGCTTAAGCCCTTTATCCCTGAGCACCTCCAATGTCTGTGCAGCGGCACCTCCAGTCCCGACCTGTTGATGCCCGGGCATGCCTTGATGGTGGCCGGTGAACTGCGGCTGCCACCCTGTGATGTCGTCACCACTTCAGGCATCTGCATATCCGGCGTTACCGCCTTGAAGTACGCCTGTATGAATGTAGCCTCAGGTGCCGTTGATAATGCAGTGGCCACGGGTTCGGAGTTGGCCTCATCCTATATGAAAGCCGGTTTTTTCACCACCGAGGCCAATCCCGAGGCGGATCTCAAAAAAAAGCCCATTCTTGGTTTTGATGCCGATTTTCTGCGCTGGATGCTTTCCGACGGTGCCGGTGCAGCCTATGTTTCAGGACAACCCAACCAGACCGGAATGTGTTTCCGGGTTGAATGGATAGAAAACCGCTCTTATGCCGGCGAACTGGATACCTGTATGTATGCCGGTGGCCAGAAGCAGGAAGACGGTGTGGTGACCGGCTGGCGGGAGCAGGGCAACAGCAGCGCTGCCGCTCAGCAAAACTTCTTTGCCGTGCGTCAGGACGTCAAACTTCTCGACCAGCACATTGTCTCGACCGCCATGGCCCGGGCCCTGCCGGAGATCGCCCGGAAAAGAGCTCTCTCTCCAGCCGACGTCGACTGGTATCTGCCCCACTACTCTTCCCATTATTTTCGTGACAGATTTTATCAGGGGATGAAGGCATCCGGTTTTGAAATTCCTTATGAAAAATGGTTTACCAATCTGCCTGAAGTCGGCAATATCGGCAGCGCTTCCATCTATCTTCTTATGGAAGGATTACTGCACTCCGGGAAATTGCAGGAAGGCAATAAGGTGCTCTGCTTCATTCCGGAAAGCGGACGTTTTTCCCACTGCTTCATGCTGTTGACGGCGGTAGCGGGCCAGGGATAGGCAAACAAGACCGGCAACTCAGAAAAACAGACTCCTCCTTGAGAATATTTCTACTTGATCCCTGCCATGAATGAAGCTGACAGGTAAAAAGCTAATTTCATAGGATCACCACATTAAAGAATGACACCCCGGCTATTACCCGCCAATAAATAGCGAGTCTTTAAGCTTCGCTGCTTCCTCTCCATTTCTGAAAGAAATATTTATTCATATCAATAATTTAGTAGGTACACAGAAAAAAAATTCAATGTGAAGTATTGATTTCGCTCATTTTTGTTCTACTATCGAATAGACAGATCTCTCTGTTATCACATTAAAACCGAAGTCTTGATATCACAATTACACCAAATAATGATCAGGAGAAGATTTCTATGAAAAGATCGGTATCTCTATTGCTCTGCATGGCATTTTTCCTTGGCGGCTGCGCTAAGGTTCAGGATTTTGGCAGCAGCGTAAAATACAACATTCAAGGTGAATATTACCTGCAGGAAAAAAAATTTCAGCAGGGAAGTAAAATCTTCAGCGCAGCGATATCGAAAGAACCGCAAAACCCGGAGGCCCATTACTACTATGGCCGTTTTCTTCTGGCTGAAGATAAAACCGACAAGGCCCTGCCCCATTTACAGCAGGCAGTTTCTCTAGATCCAGGCAAAAGTAAATATCACTTCTGGCTGGGAGTGGCACAGGGGGAAATGGGGAAGGTCGAGCTGGAACGCCGGAGCTACAACGAAGCTCTGCTGATTGATCCTAAAAATACTCAGGCTTTGACATACCTGGGCAATAATCTTCTTAAAGCAGGCAAATATGAAGAAGCCCTTGAATATTATGCCAGAACTCTGGAGCTCAACCATTTTAATCCCCAGGCATTATACAATCGTGCAGTTATCCTGAGAAAACAGGGACGGCTCCCAGAGGAAAAGGACGCCTGGCTCAAATATCTGCATGCCTACCCAGCAGGCAGTTTTGCCCGTCGGGCCGCCGATCGACTCAACAGCCTCGGTGACCATAGCTATCGCAATCATAGATTGGGTGTACGCACTGTAACGCTATCAAAGATCGACTTCGTTCCCTTCTCTGACATGCCGTCGTCCCGCACATATCCCTCGCTTAATCTTGTTGGGGCAACGGTTGCCAATATGCCCGAAGGTGTTCTCAATATCATCGTATATCAGCTGAACAACCGCGAACTCGCTCGGAAACGTGCGCTGAACATCGGCAACTATCTGGCAAAACAATTTCCTGATCTTAAAAAGAACAACCGTATCCGGCTAAGCTGGTTTGACGTTCCCGAAAAACGGACGGTACTGAACACCCCTTTGCGCCTTAATGAATCCGTCCGTTTTTTTCTCACCGATTTCAAAAATTCCGATAAAAAAACCGGCAGAAAGTGACCTTTCCTTTCCCCAAACGTATGTACAGGTATAAGCATAAATTAAAACGGCAGAATATGCTCACATTCAGGACCGGATGAATTATTCAGATAAAGAAATTGTTAAAAAGGTTCTGGCTGGGGAGAAACAGCTTTATGAAGTGCTGGTAGAGCGCTATCAACGTCAGATATACAACCTTATGTTCAGATACGCCCATAATAACGAAGAAGCAGCCGACCTGAGCCAGGACGTATTTGTGCGTGCATTCGACAAATTACATTTGTTTCGAAGCGATATGGCATTTTTTTCCTGGCTCTATCGCCTGGCCGTTAATCTGGCGAGTGACTGGAGCCGTAAGAATTGGAAACAGCACGCAAAATTGCACATCCTTCAGCATGAAGCACTCCAGGAACACACAGGCGAGGATACCTGCACCCGCATGGAAAACAAGGAGGAGCATCGTCAGGTTGAGGATGCCCTGCAGGAACTTGCCGACCATACCAGAGAGACTCTCATATTGCGTTATCGGCATGGGTGTTCGATACGTGATATTGCCGATGCCCTCAATCTTTCAGAAAGCGCGGTAAAAATGCGAATCAAACGAGGGCTTGCGCAGCTTCGTGCAATTCTTTCAAGCAATCAGAATTGATGATTATGAGCGATAAGATGAAAGACGAAAAAATGATAGAGGATCTGCTTCGGTGCTCGGTGGAACAGGATGCACCGCTCGGGCTGAAAAGGGAAATCATGAAGCGGATTGACAAGCGAAAGCCCCGACTGCGCCGAAGGCTGGCAGAGTGGTTCATGACCCCGCTTAATCTGCGGTTTTCACCGGCCGGAGCACTCCTTGCCGCGGTAATTGTGTCGGCAGCTTTTCTGGGTGGCATTATGGTGGAGCGCAATACTGCAAATACTGCCCACCAGGCCGACGGCATAGCCCGATATGCCGATGATGCCCACGCCAACTACCGTGTGGGCAGAAGTCTGCTTGCCGAAAATCAGCAGGAAGAAGCCCTTCGTTTTTTTCGCAAAGCTGTTGAACTTAATCCGCAGAACCCGGAATATGTCCACTGGCAGGGTGTCGCCTATTGGGCCCTGGACAACCGGGAACTGGAGAGACAAAGCTATTTTCAGACAGTACGGGACCATCCTGATTTCCTGCCCTCACTACTGAACCTTGGCCACAGTTACCTTGAGAGCGGCAACTTCCAGGCCGCTCTGCAGCAGTACCAGCAGGTATTGAGAATAGATCCGGATGTTCCGGAAGCACTTTATAACTCTGCACTTGCTTATCGCAAACTTAATAACGAAGCTCTGCAAATACAGGCATTCAAACGCTATCTGGCAACATTCCGCACCGGTAAGTGGGCCCACCGGGCAGTGGAACATTTGCATCAGCTTGGAGATTACAGCTACCGCAGCTATAGAATTGGCATTCACCGGATTATTCTCGCTATTCCAGGTCTTCTTCAGACAGATTCATCCCCTATGAACCAGGAGGTGGAATATCTGGCCGGTGTTGTGCGCAGAATGACCGGAGAGGAACTGCATATTATTGCCTATAACAAAGACGACAAAAACCAAGCAAGAGAGTCAGCGCTCAACCTGCAACGCTTGCTGTTGGATCGGCTTGATTCCGAACATGCCGATCTCATCAGGCTGAGCTGGTTCGATGCCCCAGAAACAATTACCACAGAAAACGGAGAAAACCTGCAGTTATCACCCAGTATATTAATCTTTTCAAACCCCATAATTTCTGAAAACAGGAGAAACACCACATGAAAAAGCCACAAGGATCCCGCAAGAGAACAATTGAAATGCTGCTCTTGGGACTGACAGCAGTTGCATTTTCAGCTGCAACGGTTATTGCCGACGAAATGACGGACAACCAGGAAAGCTACTATGAGAATCCTGCTCAGGCGGCTCATGCATCGCAGCTTGCCGATGAAGCTGCACTGAGTGATGAAAATGTGCAGCAGGCATTTGATGACTACCAGGACGCGCTCGATGCGCTGGGAGAAGCGCCAACCGATGAAGATCTCGCTGAAGTGCAGGCGCTTGAAGAAGCCTATCAGGAGACACTCTCCGCGGCAACCGGTGTTATAGGAGATGATATCGAGGCCATGCGGGACTCCGGAATGGGCTGGGGCGATATCGCCAATGAACTGGGAGTTCATCCGTCTACCCTTGGCCTCGGCCATAGAAAAGGCCGAAAAGATTTTTCCGAACAGGAATTCGCTGAAGCCACAGCCCGCGACACCAGGAACGGATTGGCCAAAGGGCATGGCCTCGGCGTACATACCGGCGTCAGCAGTTCTCATAAAGGATCAGGCATAGGTCGGGGAAGAGGCCTGGGCAAATCGGCAGGTGGTATTTCCGGCGCTGCTGGTCTCGGCAGTAGTAAAGACGGAGCTTCAGCAAGAGGCAAAGGAGGACCGGGAAACAGCGGCGGGTCTGGAAATGCAAGCAGCAACAGTAATGCGGGCGGAAACAAAGGCGGCAACAGCGGTAATGCCGGCGGCAACAGCGGTAGCAATGCAGGCGGTAATGGCGGCGGCAATGCCGGTGGAAACAGCGGTGGTAACAGCGGCGGCAACGGCGGCGGCAATGGCGGCGGTAACGGAAGAAATTAACAAAAAATTTTATAAGCTACCAACCTGAGAGCCTCCCCTCTCTCCTCCAGCTCTGCACCAATATCCTCAAGGGTGTGGAGCTGGTTTCCCTTCATGAATGACATTTCTCCTATTTTTTCGAAACGTTATGATTTCTTATTCCTGGTGCCCCGGAATGTAATCCTCGGACAAGCTGGTTCCTGATATATTAGTTAATAACCGGCTTTATTATGTCGCGGCGTAATGGAGCGGGAATGTCGCTGTCGTTTTTTAGGGTCTAAGAGGGAGGCCAAAGGTAAAATAAGCTGCTCAGCCGGTGAGTCGCACGAACCGGCTGAGCTCAATTTGCGCAGGACCGGCAGAACCGGCTGCTAAATCTTGACAAGGTAAAAAGTCACCGGAGTTGCCGAGATGGACTTTGCGATAGGCACAGACTCCGGAAACTAGATTTTTTTTACGAATCCATCAATCTTCTTCTGGTGAGGTAATGGGGGGCATCATCAGGGGAAGCGACATCCCTTCTTCATTGGATTGATAGATGACTCTCTGCTCACCCACGGCAACAAAGGTATAGCCTCCCCCGGTTATTCCGGTTAAATTGTCGGTTATGTCCGCATCAGCCTCGGTCCATTCGGTGCCGTCGGTGGAATACAGAATAACGCCGCTATCACCGACTATGACAAAATACCCTTGAAAATAATGAATATCGGTAAGATTCTCGGGGACCCCCGTAGTGCCCTCACTCCATGTTTCGCCATCGCTGCTGGTCAGAATCATACCGCCAGGGCCTGTTGCGATGAACATGCCATTGCCATAGGATACTGCTGTCAGATCGTCAGCAGTTCCGGAAGTTCTGCTTGTCCAGTCGGTGCCGTCAGGAGAGGTGTATATTTCTCCTGCAACTCCGACAGCGACAAATAGATCCGCACCATATACAATTCCTCTGATCCAGACAGAAGGATCGAGTGGTGGGTCAGCTTCTATCCAATTAGTTGCATCGGTTGAGTGGACTATTATCCCAGATTCTCCCCCCGCCACAAAAGTTCCATTCCCATAGGCGGCAGCCGATAAGGTTGAGGTGGTCACTCCGGATTCCTGAGGTTCCCAGGTTGAGCCATCTGAAGATGTCAGAATTTCTCCTGCACTCCCGGTCACAACAAACAGTCCCGCTCCATAGGTTGCCCCGAGTAATGAAGCCGCAGATATCGAGTCTGGGGTTATTTCAGTCCAGTTTGCACCGTCGGCAGATCTCCAGATTGTTCCACCATCTCCGATTGCTACAAAAACACCATCGCCGTAAACCACATCTTCAAAATTTCCACTCCCCGCCTCATTACGCAAATGCCAGGTTTCCAGATCAATACTTTTACAGCGTCCCTCAGTCGCAAGGCCAAAAATTAAAACCATGAAAAAAATTGAAGTAATTCTGCTCATAGCATGTCTCCTTTTTTCTATTGTATTTTCATTGAATAGTTGGAGTGCACTTCAGCTTTTCCCGCGCCGTTTTACTTACATTTGATCTTGTTGATGGGTGAAGAATGGGTTCGCTTTGTTGAGAACCTATTAATAGCGTATCTTGTCCCTGCCGCTTTTTCCAGATATTTCCAAGGACGCCTTAAAGTACGCCTGGTTCGTCGCTGAGGATTTCTGAAGATGTATGAGTGAATGATCAGGAAATATTCCGATTTTTCAAAATTACCTTTTTGGCTCCGGGTTGAGTCCATGGCAGCACAAAATCCCGCTGCTTGACTATCCACCTGCTTTTGGCTTACCATTAACTATCATACTTATTACTTTCTTTTTAATACATCTTCTGTCTTCATTCAGGCTAAACGCGCAGAAGTTGGATTCTTTTTGCAGGCTTGTCACCATTTTTGTACTACTCATGTTGAACTAAAAGACAAAGAGAGGTGCGAACGTGCTTTGGCCTTCAATCGAAAAAAAGCCGCATTCGTTCACCAAGCCCCCGAATCTCTCCGATTATGCCTCCACAGTAGCCTCGTTTTCGTGGGACACCATCCGCGCCGAGTTTCAGGGTCTTCCTGAGAGCAGAGGATTTAACATCGCCCATGAAGCAGTCGACCGTCATGCCGGTGGAGACCTTGGCGATCATGTGGCCCTGCTATGGCTCGGCAGCAGCGGAACCTCCCGCACCTTTACCTATAGCGAGCTTAAAGCACAGAGCAACCGCTTTGCCAATATTCTCCTGGACCTGGGCATCGGCAAAGGGGACACCGCCTTTGTACTGGCCGGCCGAATTCCTGAATTATATATTGCAGCGTTGGGGATTCTTAAAAACACCAGTGTATTCTGCCCCCTCTTCTCAGCATTCGGGCCGGAACCTGTTTTTCAGAGGCTCAGCAGAGGGGATGCCAAAATTCTGCTGACCACTGAGCACTACTACCGAAGAAAGGTTAGTCAGCTGATCGACAAGCTCCCGCTTCTCCAATATGTGCTCCTGACAGATATCGAGGATCACCAGGATGACCGCCTCAGGTCGCTGCCCAGGCTCATGGCAGAGGCGTCCGAGACCTACGACATTCCCTCTACAGACCCCGAGGATATAGCCCTTCTTCACTTCACCAGCGGTACCACCGGGATGCCCAAAGGCGCGCTCCACGCACACAGCGCCGCTCTCACTCACTACATGACCGGCAAATATGTCATGGATTTTCATAAGGACGATGTCTTCTGGTGCACGGCCGATCCGGGTTGGGTGACCGGAACGTCTTACGGCATAATCTCGCCGCTGCTGCATGGAATTACTAACATCGTCGATGAAGCCGAATTCGACCCCATGCGCTGGTGTGACATCCTGGCCTCCCGGAAGGTGAGTGTCTGGTATACTGCGCCCACGGCCATTCGCAGGTTCATGCGCCTTGGCATAGAACCGGTAAAAACCTACGACCTGAGTAACCTGCGCCTCATTCACAGCGTCGGCGAGCCGCTCAACCCGGAGGCCGTGGTCTGGGGAATGGAGGCGATGGGGCTGCCGATCCACGACAATTGGTGGCAGACGGAGACCGGCGGTATCATGATTGCCAATTTCCCGGCAATGGAGATCCGTCCCGGCTCCATGGGACGTCCGCTTCCCGGCATCGAGGCGGCTGTTGTCCGGCACGCCGAGGGCGATGCTGTCGAGGTGGTGGAGGAAGCGGGCATCGAGGGGGACCTCGCGCTCCGGCCGGGATGGCCGTCGATGTTTCGCGGTTATCTGCATGACGAAGAGCGCTACCGCAAGTGCTTCGCCGGAGGCTGGTATTTAACCGGGGACCTGGCCAAACGCGATGCGGATGGATATTTCTGGTTCGTGGGCCGGGCCGATGACATCATCAAAACCTCAGGGCACATGGTTAGTCCATTCGAAGTCGAGAGTACGCTCATGGAACACCCCACCGTTGCCGAAGTTGGAGTTATCGGCAAACCGGACCCCCTTATCGGCGAAATCGTCAAGGCATTCGTGGCCCTCAAGCCCGATATCGAGCCCAGTGATGCTTTGCACCTCGAACTCATCGGCTTCGCCCGTCAAAGACTAGGCTCGGCAGTGGCCCCTAAAGAGATTGAATTCAAGCTGGACCTTCCTAAAAACAAGGCCGGCAAAATTATGCGCCGACTGCTCAAGGCCCGGGAGCTGGGTCTTCCCGAAGGCGACCTATCAACTCTGGAGAATCCGGAATGAGCACCCAAAAAACCGCCGGGGCTGAAGAAAAGGCAGCCCCAATGGAGCGAAAACACGCATTGCATCTGCTGCGCGCCATGATTCGTATCCGTCGTCTCGAGGAAAAATGTGCCGAACTCTACAGCGCTATGAAGATACGGGGATTTCTGCATCTCTATGACGGCGAAGAGGCGGTGGCCGTCGGCGTCATGGAAGCACTGACCAGCCAGGACGCCATAGTAGCCACCTATCGCGAGCATGGCCATGCGCTCACCAGGGGTATTACCGCCGCAGCTATCCTGGCTGAAATGTACGGCAAACAGGAAGGTTGCAGCCGGGGCCGCGGTGGGTCAATGCATCTATTCGATGCTGAAAAGAGATTCTATGGAGGTAACGCCATCGTCGGCGGCGGACTGCCTTTAGCCGTCGGCCTGGCCCTGGCCGACAAGATGCAGCAGAGACTTCAGCTGACCTGCTGCTTTTTCGGCGATGGCGCCGTCGCCGAGGGTGAATTCCATGAAAGCATGAACCTGGCGTCTCTATGGCAACTGCCGGTGCTGTTTGTGTGTGAAAACAACCTCTATGCCATGGGTACGGCACTGAAATATACCGAGGCCTTCACAGATCTAGCCGGCAAGGCCAAAAGCTATGACGTGGGTTCAGCGGCTGTGGATGGTATGGATGTGCAGGCAGTTGAAAGTGCAGCAAAAAACGCTGCCGAAATAATTCACGCCACCAAGAAACCTTTTTTCCTGGAATGCCGCACCTATCGCTTCCGGGCACACTCGATGTATGATCCCGAACTCTATCGCCCTAAAACGGAAGTCGAAGAGTGGAAAAAACGATGTCCGATCGCAACATTCACCCGGAAGATGAAAGATCAGCAGATTATAAACGAGGGCGACATCGTCGAACTCGAAGCCGAGGTGAGCCGCGAAATTGAGGAGGCCGTGGCCTTTGCTGAAGCCTGCACCTGGGAACCCCTCGAAGATTTGACCCGCTTCGTCTATTCGGAACGGAGAATATCATGAGCGACAGCGAGCAGAACCGGTCCAGACAGACCACCTACCGCGAAGCCGTGCGCGAAGCCATTCGTGAAGCCATGCAAAAAGATGAACGGGTTTTCCTGATGGGAGAGGATGTTGGCCGTTATGGAGGATGTTTTGCGGTCAGCAAAGGATTGCTTGAGACATTTGGTCCCGAAAGAATACGTGACACTCCTCTCTCAGAATCGGGATTTGTGGGGGCAGGCATAGGTGCGGCTCTAGGCGGCATGCGTCCAATAGTAGAAATCATGACGGTTAATTTCAGTCTGCTGGCCGCCGATCAGATCATCAATAACGCCGCCGTCCTTCTGTACATGTCCGGAGGCCAGTTCAATGTCCCTATCGTCATCCGCATAGCAACCGGTGGCGGCCGTCAGCTGGCTGCACAGCACTCCCGCTCACTCGAAGGCTGGTATGCTCATATTCCCGGGATCAAAATAGTTTGCCCCGCTACCATCGAGGATGCCCGCGGCATGCTCTGGACGGCGCTGCAGGATCCGGACCCGGTAATGGTTTTCGAAAATGCCGGACTCTACAACATGGAAGGATCACTGGCCCCCGATGCCGGTGCGGTCGATATCGACCAGGCTCGGGTGCTCAGGGCAGGAACAGACATCACCATCATCAGTTATTCCGCGAGCCTCCACAAATCCCTGGATGCCGCTGAAATTCTTGCCAAACAAGGCATTAACGCAGAAGTCATCGACTTGCGCACCTTGCGTCCCCTCGATGAAGGGACCTTTCTGACCTCGATCGCCAAAACCCATCGGGCCCTCATTGTCGATGAGGGGTGGCGCAGCGGCGGCATTTCTGCGGAGATCATCTCACGCATTATGGAAAAAGGTTTCTACGATCTCGATGCTCCCGTCGCACGCCTTTGCAGTGAAGAAGTTCCCATGCCCTATGCCGCCCATCTGGAGAAAGCCGCGCTGCCGCAGAAGGATGCAATCGTCAACCTTGCCCGCAAAATGGTGGACGCCCATGGCTGAATTTCGCATGCCCAGTTTAGGCTCCGACATGCAGGCGGGTACGCTTATCGAGTGGCTGGTAAAGCCAGGTGATTCAGTGAGGCGAAGAGATGTCGTCGCTGTCGTGGATACCGAAAAAGCCGCGATAGAGATCGAGGTCTACGAAGACGGGTTTATCGAATCACTTCTTGTTGAACCTGGACAAAAGGTTCCTGTAGGCACGGTTATGGCCGTCATAAAAACAGAAGAAGCCGAAGAGTCGAAGGAGCCGCCGAAGAAAACGCCGGCCCAGGAAACTCCTCCGCCATCTCCGAAGCCCGAAGGTGAGTCCGAGCCGCTGCCTGAACCTGAGAATGAACCCTTCCAACCCTCTTTTAGGACCTCTGCACCAGAACGGCTCAAAGTCTCTCCATACGCACGCAAACTTGCCGCGGGCCGCGGAGTTGACCTGAGTACGCTTAAAGGAACCGGTCCTGAAGGCGCCATACGCGCCTCTGATATCGAGCAAGCCGCGGCAGCACCACCAATACCACCACAGCCGACAACCCCGTTCCCTGAAAAGGCAGGTGCCGGAGATCATCAAACAAGCATGCGTCGGGCAATCGCCAACGCCATGGCACGCTCCAAAAGGGAGATCCCCCACTATTACCTGCAGACCCGTATCGACATGAGCCGTACCCTGCTCCGGCTGACCTCGGAAAATGAGAAGCGTCCGATAAAGGACAGAATTCTGCCGGTTGTTCCGCTCATCAGGGCGGTGGCCCTGGCCCTGACGGATTTCCCGGAATTCAACGGTTACTGGATCGATGACCGGCATCAGACCGCCGAAGCTATCAATATCGGTTTCGTCATCTCTTTGCGCCGGGGGGGGATAGTTGCACCGGCTATCCTCAACGCCGATGAAATGACTGGCGATGAACTCATGGCGGCGCTGCGGGATCTTATCCGACGCGCCCGATCCGGTGGGCTGCGCAGCTCCGAGGTGACCGATGCCACCATCACTGTCACCAGCCTGGGGGAACTCGGGGTCGAAACTGTTTACGGGATCATCTATCCGCCCCAGCTAGCCCTGGTCGGGTTCGGCAAAACCATGGAGCAGCCATGGGCCGAAAACGGTATGCTCGGGGTGAGGCCGGTCCTGACTGCAACCCTTGCGGCTGACCATCGCGCCACCGACGGCCATCGCGGCGCCAAGTTCCTGGATGCCATAAACCGCTATCTGCAGGAGACCCCGGAATTATGAACGAGAATGAAATCAAGAATATTATATTCGGGATTCTCAAACGAATCGCCCCCGAATCCGATCCCGGTACCCTGGGGCCGGATGAGAACATCAGGGAAGCACTCGATATTGATTCTTTCGATGCCCTGAATTTCTTTGTCCGCATCGATGAGGAACTCGGAGTCAGCGTTCCAGAGGCGGATTACGGCAAGCTCAACACCCTGGCGGAAATGATCGACTACCTCGGTCAGCGGAAAGGTTGATCCTGGA
It includes:
- a CDS encoding dihydrolipoamide acetyltransferase family protein — translated: MAEFRMPSLGSDMQAGTLIEWLVKPGDSVRRRDVVAVVDTEKAAIEIEVYEDGFIESLLVEPGQKVPVGTVMAVIKTEEAEESKEPPKKTPAQETPPPSPKPEGESEPLPEPENEPFQPSFRTSAPERLKVSPYARKLAAGRGVDLSTLKGTGPEGAIRASDIEQAAAAPPIPPQPTTPFPEKAGAGDHQTSMRRAIANAMARSKREIPHYYLQTRIDMSRTLLRLTSENEKRPIKDRILPVVPLIRAVALALTDFPEFNGYWIDDRHQTAEAINIGFVISLRRGGIVAPAILNADEMTGDELMAALRDLIRRARSGGLRSSEVTDATITVTSLGELGVETVYGIIYPPQLALVGFGKTMEQPWAENGMLGVRPVLTATLAADHRATDGHRGAKFLDAINRYLQETPEL
- a CDS encoding acyl carrier protein, translating into MNENEIKNIIFGILKRIAPESDPGTLGPDENIREALDIDSFDALNFFVRIDEELGVSVPEADYGKLNTLAEMIDYLGQRKG